Proteins from a single region of Ogataea parapolymorpha DL-1 chromosome IV, whole genome shotgun sequence:
- a CDS encoding DNA polymerase epsilon subunit C, translating to MEEEPSESSLSLPISRIKKLVKLDPEHVSSTESANYLLGAATELFIMNLVEQASFHAKSQKRKKIAYSDFYEVVHNNDSLLFMKDLVPKTIPLQQLVKEHKVVLEPKSNEDDTIDDDSGVSTPQPAQPKQQTLPFVLKKDEDKPEDAVTIN from the coding sequence ATGGAGGAAGAACCGTCAGAAAGCTCGTTAAGCTTACCTATTTCCAGGatcaagaaactcgtcAAGCTTGACCCTGAGCATGTTTCGTCAACAGAGTCAGCCAACTATCTACTGGGAGCTGCCACAGAACTTTTCATCATGAATCTTGTAGAACAGGCCTCATTCCATGCCAAATCACAGAAGCGCAAAAAAATCGCATACTCCGACTTTTACGAGGTGGTCCACAACAACGACAGCCTGCTGTTCATGAAAGACCTGGTGCCGAAGACTATTCCTCTACAGCAGCTTGTGAAAGAACACAAAGTAGTGTTGGAGCCAAAGTCAAACGAGGATGACACTATAGACGATGACTCTGGAGTTTCGACGCCGCAGCCAGCCCagccaaagcagcagacgCTACCTTTTGTGctcaagaaagacgagGACAAACCAGAAGATGCCGTTACGATCAATTAA
- a CDS encoding Replication factor C subunit 2 — MSDQKERMPWVEKYRPKTLDEITSQSHAVQVLKRNLQTANLPHMLFYGPPGTGKTSTILAMAKELYGPHLFRSRVLELNASDERGISIVRDKIKNFARLSISNPSKEDLEKYPCPPYKLLILDEADSMTSDAQSALRRTMETYSGITRFCLICNYITRIIDPLASRCSKFRFKMLDEENSIKRLQYICNEENVTASTPVLKEILRISDGDLRKAINFLQSVHKMLMPAEDEMADDVTEDQIRDVFGYLPKDQLMELIRLAEKKDMDRIFEFVTDYISKEGYNATLIISSLHDVLLLGDDSGISLSLDGKQKNSISRILFETDARLSHGCDETIQILDCVLRISTVL; from the exons ATGTCAGACCAAAAGGAGAGAATGCCTTGGGTCGAGAAATA TCGGCCCAAAACTCTGGATGAAATCACCTCTCAAAGCCATGCTGTTCAGGTCCTCAAGCGGAACTTGCAAACTGCCAATCTTCCTCACATGCTGTTCTACGGTCCCCCAGGAACTGGAAAGACGTCGACAATTTTGGCAAtggccaaagagctttACGGCCCGCACCTTTTCAGGAGCAGAGTGCTCGAACTGAACGCTTCTGACGAACGTGGAATATCGATTGTCAGAGATAAAATCAAGAACTTTGCGAGATTGTCGATCTCCAATCCCTCTAAAGAGGACCTAGAAAAGTACCCATGTCCTCCATATAAACTGCTGATTCTCGACGAAGCCGATTCGATGACATCTGATGCGCAAAGCGCGCTCAGAAGAACCATGGAGACATACTCAGGAATCACACGTTTTTGCCTGATTTGCAACTACATCACCCGTATAATAGATCCGCTTGCCTCGCGGTGTTCCAAGTTTAGATTCAAGATGCTGGATGAGGAAAATTCCATCAAAAGATTGCAATATATTTGCAATGAGGAAAATGTGACTGCTAGCACTCCTGTGCTCAAGGAAATTCTAAGGATCAGTGACGGAGACTTAAGAAAGGCCATCAATTTCCTCCAAAGTGTGCACAAGATGCTGATGCCtgccgaggacgaaatGGCTGACGACGTCACCGAAGACCAGATCAGGGACGTTTTTGGCTACCTGCCAAAAGATCAGCTCATGGAGCTAATCAGACTCGCcgagaagaaagacatGGACCGTATCTTTGAGTTTGTTACCGATTACATCTCCAAAGAAGGGTACAATGCCACTTTAATAATCAGCTCTCTGCATGATGTGCTGCTTCTGGGCGACGACAGTGGTATTTCGCTGAGCCTGGACGGAAAacagaaaaacagcatcTCGAGAATTCTCTTTGAGACGGACGCCAGACTTAGTCACGGATGTGATGAGACAATACAAATTCTCGATTGTGTACTACGAATCTCTACAGTTTTGTGA
- a CDS encoding proteasome chaperone 2 — protein sequence MSFHPIHGQDPLKVLKQLEGSQLILPVVSIGNTPQLASDLLIHTLPAKLVARLDDIYLYPFASPVDYVSEPKQGITSGLEIYYSEQHQVTILQQRSPILPGLTTKFLKELIVPFVRMAQFGKVVVLQSNDAGLREDKNVDHVFLLWANDIAKTLETFKISDNSIGVISDKSELDGMGKLIIDAFEDQIEETSSLGPEVKGSLKLASTPSASIDAIFLSIFVYEGDNSNDSKQLASQLLRVLHIHQPAEWTTPVSWRGVYGNKQIPVGMEYGVYT from the coding sequence ATGTCTTTCCACCCAATTCATGGCCAGGATCCATTAAAGGTGCTCAAGCAGCTAGAAGGCTCTCAGCTCATATTACCAGTTGTCTCAATAGGGAATACACCTCAATTGGCATCCGATTTGTTAATACATACGTTGCCTGCGAAGCTGGTGGCGAGACTCGATGATATCTATTTATACCCGTTTGCATCACCTGTGGACTATGTGAGTGAACCCAAGCAAGGAATAACATCGGGCCTGGAAATATACTACAGCGAGCAACACCAAGTGACCATTTTGCAGCAAAGGTCTCCAATCTTGCCAGGTCTGACAACCAAGTTTCTCAAGGAGTTGATAGTTCCATTCGTGCGTATGGCACAATTCGGTAAGGTGGTGGTTTTACAGAGCAACGATGCTGGCCTTCGTGAGGACAAAAACGTGGACCATGTGTTTCTACTCTGGGCCAACGATATTGCCAAAACTTTAGAGACGTTCAAGATTTCTGATAACAGCATAGGTGTGATCTCCGACAAATCGGAACTCGATGGCATGGGGAAACTGATAATAGATGCTTTTGAGGATCAAATTGAAGAAACCTCGAGCCTAGGCCCCGAGGTCAAAGGGTCATTGAAGCTCGCAAGCACACCttctgcgtcgatcgacgctATATTTTTGTCGATCTTTGTGTACGAGGGCGACAACTCGAACGATTCCAAGCAACTGGCTTCACAGCTTCTACGTGTGCTACATATACACCAGCCTGCAGAATGGACAACTCCGGTCTCCTGGCGTGGAGTGTATGGCAACAAACAAATTCCTGTTGGGATGGAGTATGGTGTGTACAcctaa
- a CDS encoding Deoxyhypusine hydroxylase, translated as MTEIWDGEDENASLETLRDVLVNRSGDVKLALRFRALFFLKSVGAEFAEKPEEAQKALEYIAESFKDESELLKHEVAYVLGQTKNMRAAPILREVLADTHQQCMVRHEAAEALGALGDSDSLDLLSKYYNDPNEMLEIRQTCELAIDRIKWAKSEKAKTENLQTSLYESIDPAPPLPVDNEENDKVEKLQQILNDQSRSLFERYRAMFRLRDIGTDEACLALATGFDDDSALFKHEIAYVFGQLCNPVSVPALIKVVGNKAEAGMVRHEAAEALGSIATEDVLPILKGFLNDKDDVVRESAIVALDMYEAE; from the coding sequence ATGACCGAAATTTGGGACGGAGAAGACGAAAATGCAAGTCTTGAAACTCTTAGAGATGTCTTGGTCAATAGAAGTGGTGATGTGAAGTTGGCTCTTCGATTTCGCGCGCTCTTTTTCTTAAAATCTGTGGGAGCAGAGTTTGCAGAAAAGCCAGAAGAAGCACAAAAGGCTCTGGAATATATCGCCGAGAGCTTTAAGGATGAGTCTGAGCTACTTAAGCATGAGGTTGCTTATGTGCTAGGCCAGACGAAGAACATGAGAGCCGCTCCAATTCTCAGAGAAGTGCTAGCAGACACCCATCAGCAATGCATGGTGAGACATGAAGCAGCTGAAGCTTTGGGGGCCCTCGGGGACAGCGACTCTTTGGACTTGCTTTCAAAATATTACAATGATCCGAATGAAATGCTCGAGATTAGACAAACCTGTGAGCTGGCCATCGATCGTATTAAGTGGGCAAAGAGCGAAAAGGCCAAAACTGAAAATCTGCAGACCTCGCTATACGAGTCTATCGACCCTGCTCCGCCATTACCGGTTGATAACGAGGAGAATGACAAGGTGGAAAAGCTACAACAAATCCTAAATGATCAGAGTCGGTCTTTATTCGAAAGATACAGAGCGATGTTTAGACTTAGGGACATTGGCACTGACGAAGCATGCCTTGCCTTAGCCACTGGATTCGATGATGACTCGGCGCTGTTTAAGCACGAGATTGCGTATGTGTTTGGCCAGCTGTGCAACCCTGTCAGTGTTCCTGCCCTCATTAAAGTTGTTGGCAACAAAGCAGAAGCCGGAATGGTGCGACATGAGGCTGCAGAGGCGTTGGGATCTATTGCAACCGAGGATGTTCTTCCTATCTTGAAAGGATTTTTGAACGACAAGGACGATGTCGTGCGCGAGAGTGCTATTGTGGCCCTGGATATGTACGAGGCTGAGTAA
- a CDS encoding DNA-directed RNA polymerase I subunit A12, whose amino-acid sequence MSTVGSLIFCQDCGTLLDSFANRPSIQCQMCKRTYESKHFANLKVVTHTAPDAFPSSLKSKKSLVKTSLKTSEVEEGATIKEKCPQCGNDEMQYHTLQLRSADEGATVFYTCTSCGYRFRTNN is encoded by the coding sequence ATGTCTACCGTTGGatcgttgattttctgcCAAGATTGCGGTACGCTTCTTGACTCGTTTGCAAATAGACCATCGATTCAATGTCAGATGTGCAAAAGAACTTACGAGAGTAAGCATTTTGCCAATCTGAAGGTGGTGACGCATACTGCTCCTGATGCTTTTCCATCCTCTCTTAAATCCAAGAAATCGCTTGTCAAGACATCGCTCAAGACGAGCGAAGTGGAAGAAGGTGCTACGATTAAAGAAAAATGTCCACAGTGTGGTAACGACGAAATGCAGTACCATACTCTTCAACTTCGGTCTGCAGACGAAGGTGCTACCGTTTTCTACACTTGTACATCATGTGGTTACAGATTCAGAACCAACAATTAG
- a CDS encoding T-complex protein 1 subunit epsilon, which produces MSQMSQPMELPDMSNAIVAQDEMGRPFIIVKDQGSKKRTHGTEAVKSHILAARQVASILKTSLGPRGLDKILISPDGEINITNDGATIMSQMELSNEIAKLLVELSKSQDDEIGDGTTGVVVLTSALLDQALELIEKGIHPIKIAHGFEKACKIALEQLDKIADTVSIDLENLENNTKPESELFKAAKTSLGSKIVSKCHDQFARMAVETVLNVADLERKDVDFELIRVEGKLGGSLEDSKVINGVIIDKDFSHPQMPKKVENAKIAILTCPFEPPKPKTKHKLEVSTVEEFKKLQTYEQDKFKEMIHWVKQSGANMVVCQWGFDDEANHLLLSNELPAVRWVGGTEIETIAMATNGRIVPRFEDLTESKLGHAGKVTELEFGTTRDHMLVIEDCDNPRAVTALIRGSSKMIVDESIRALHDSLCVVRNLIKDSRIVYGGGSAEISCSLRVMEEADKQKGIDQYAFRSFSQALDVIPMSLAENSGLDPIETLTQLKADHVLKQNSKLGVDCLGNNNNDMKELFVIETLIGKRQQLLLATQLTRMILKINDVIISGKDQY; this is translated from the coding sequence ATGTCCCAAATGTCCCAACCAATGGAACTCCCTGACATGTCGAACGCCATTGTGGCGCAAGACGAGATGGGTCGTCCATTCATCATCGTGAAAGACCAGGGgtccaaaaagagaacCCACGGTACCGAAGCCGTCAAATCGCATATTCTGGCCGCACGGCAGGTCGCTTCTATTTTGAAGACTTCGCTCGGTCCACGTGGTCTGGACAAAATCCTAATCTCTCCAGATGGAGAGATCAACATTACCAATGACGGTGCCACCATCATGTCTCAGATGGAGCTGAGTAACGAAATTGCAAAGTTACTTGTCGAGCTATCCAAATCGCAAGACGATGAGATCGGAGACGGAACTACAGGAGTTGTGGTTCTTACTAGTGCTCTTTTAGATCAAGCTCTTGAGTTGATTGAGAAAGGTATTCATCCTATCAAAATAGCACACGGGTTCGAGAAGGCTTGTAAAATTGCCCTCGAAcagctcgacaaaattGCAGATACTGTTTCCAttgatctggaaaatctgGAAAACAACACCAAACCTGAGAGCGAGCTATTTAAGGCGGCCAAAACTTCCCTTGGCTCCAAGATTGTTTCCAAATGTCACGACCAGTTTGCTCGTATGGCTGTTGAAACTGTGCTCAACGTCGCCGATTTGGAACGTAAGGATGTTGACTTCGAGCTTATTCGTGTCGAGGGAAAATTGGGAGGCTCTCTGGAAGATTCCAAGGTGATCAACGGTGTTATCATTGACAAAGACTTCTCTCATCCTCAAATGCCAAAGAAAGTTGAAAATGCAAAAATTGCCATCTTAACTTGTCCGTTCGAGCCACCCAAACCAAAAACCAAACACAAGCTGGAAGTGAGCACTGTTGAGGAATTCAAGAAGCTTCAGACCTACGAGCAGGACAAATTTAAAGAAATGATCCATTGGGTGAAGCAGTCTGGTGCCAATATGGTTGTTTGTCAGTGGGGATTCGACGACGAAGCTAACCACTTACTTCTATCCAACGAGCTGCCTGCTGTGAGATGGGTTGGCGGAACAGAGATCGAGACAATTGCTATGGCCACCAACGGACGGATTGTGCCGAGGTTCGAGGATCTGACCGAATCCAAACTTGGGCACGCTGGTAAAGTCACGGAGCTAGAATTCGGAACTACTAGAGACCATATGTTGGTGATAGAGGATTGCGATAACCCTAGGGCTGTGACCGCTTTGATTAGAGGATCTAGTAAGATGATTGTGGACGAGAGTATCCGTGCTCTCCATGACTCGCTCTGTGTGGTCCGCAACCTTATTAAAGACAGCAGAATTGTTTATGGAGGTGGTTCTGCAGAGATTTCGTGCTCCCTGCGTGTCATGGAGGAGGCAGACAAACAAAAGGGCATTGACCAGTATGCTTTCCGTTCGTTCTCTCAGGCTCTGGATGTAATTCCAATGTCTTTGGCTGAGAACTCCGGTTTAGATCCTATTGAAACGCTGACGCAACTTAAGGCAGACCATGTGCTGAAGCAAAACTCCAAGCTCGGCGTGGACTGCCTCGGAAACAATAACAACGACATGAAGGAATTGTTTGTGATTGAGACCTTAATCGGAAAGAGACAGCAGCTTCTGCTGGCCACACAGCTTACCAGAATGATCTTAAAGATCAACGATGTCATTATCAGCGGAAAGGATCAATACTAG
- a CDS encoding Integral inner mitochondrial membrane protein — MYVRQFIRRPLRQHMVQWSKIQAIRQTRLISEESILRQSDLGEDDDATNTGVILKENKETLLYFDRLTPFKAGRYDFSRLLGSFIMDYSDNGLRKRVLDLAQDSNSPNGLQIKGFKYIPRDGGAFVKFAVPQDMDVKMFNKQIMDSVSKKFNDSIWHYLTHVRCFPVKGTPWIEDLRRYPSPRIKIWFEGPRLTQENLYLLLRRYGEINDIIPPPPDSKDPFTIVIYRSIRAAISARHCVTGIKVGDTVVHIQYAPIVKVNLIGNFINNHSRVAIPLIFAILATLAVLVFDPIRYFAVKEKITSKYSLEKNPYFQQISKLAYRTRDTMSSVLSLPEQTHREMINGMDGMWKEMEIVAKELKLWIEENVNSFIVIQGPRGSGKRNLVEEHVLKDRPNCLYIDCENIIKGRKDQEFIKNFADEFGYFPVFSWLNSVSSFVDLIVQGLTGQKSGISESKETQVKNMLSLTSAVIRDISLTNYRSARRNDDSHMKEEDFLQQNPQDKPVVVIDRFQAARKANNANAFVYRELAEWAASMVSMNIAHVIFVTDDVGSLETLSKALPNTPFKRCLLTDASSSAVKNFIEQQLSHDDRLSRYLEKDRDTLMKCVEPFGGRVLDLQVFVRRMRSGETPEEALHGIVAQSIEQLSQLFTRNGASGYSASQAWCIIKLLAEKEVATYNDVSQLPLLKSDTHNILQAMENAELITIIREKGLVKEVKPSKPLYHLAFETMVKESRIYHSLETDYLTNLIKFHRSKISQFEEELQKYSGIDDHRLFRERLTYLSNKIEASTKSIVECEKKLSDLQ, encoded by the coding sequence ATGTATGTAAGACAATTTATCAGAAGGCCATTGAGGCAGCACATGGTCCAATGGTCGAAAATTCAGGCAATTCGACAGACAAGACTGATCTCAGAAGAGTCGATTTTGCGTCAGAGCGATTTGGGAGAGGATGACGATGCGACGAATACGGGTGTGATCCTCAAAGAGAATAAAGAGACTCTTCTTTATTTTGACAGACTCACTCCTTTTAAGGCCGGAAGATATGACTTCAGTAGGTTACTGGGTTCATTCATTATGGATTATTCGGACAACGGTCTCAGAAAAAGAGTTCTCGATCTAGCTCAAGATAGCAACTCTCCAAACGGTTTACAAATTAAGGGCTTCAAATACATACCGAGGGATGGCGGAGCCTTTGTCAAGTTTGCAGTTCCACAAGACATGGATGTTAAGATGTTCAATAAGCAGATAATGGACAGCGTCAGCAAAAAATTCAACGACTCAATATGGCATTATTTGACTCACGTTCGTTGCTTCCCTGTGAAAGGTACCCCATGGATTGAAGACCTTCGCAGGTATCCTAGTCCCAGAATCAAGATATGGTTCGAAGGGCCGCGCCTTACTCAAGAAAACTTATACCTATTGTTAAGACGGTATGGAGAGATAAATGACATCATTCCACCCCCTCCAGATTCGAAAGACCCATTCACAATTGTCATTTATAGATCCATAAGAGCAGCTATTAGTGCACGACACTGTGTGACAGGGATCAAGGTTGGCGACACCGTGGTCCATATTCAGTATGCCCCAATTGTAAAGGTCAACTTGATAGGAaatttcatcaacaaccaTTCACGTGTTGCTATTCCTTTGATATTTGCCATCTTGGCTACACTAGCGGTTCTCGTGTTTGATCCGATTAGGTACTTCGCTGTCAAAGAGAAGATCACGTCCAAATAttctttggaaaagaaCCCATACTTCCAACAGATCTCGAAATTGGCATATAGAACTCGTGACACAATGTCCAGCGTTCTTTCGTTACCTGAACAAACGCACAGAGAAATGATCAATGGAATGGATGGAATGTGGAAAGAAATGGAAATTgttgccaaagagctgaagCTCTGGATTGAGGAAAATGTTAACTCTTTTATAGTCATTCAGGGACCTCGAGGATCCGGTAAAAGAAATTTGGTCGAGGAGCATGTGCTGAAAGACAGACCTAACTGTCTCTACATTGATTGCGAGAATATCATAAAGGGCAGGAAGGATCAGGAgttcatcaaaaactttGCCGATGAGTTTGGCTACTTTCCCGTGTTCTCGTGGTTGAACTCGGTCTCTTCGTTTGTGGACTTGATAGTCCAGGGTCTCACAGGTCAAAAATCGGGAATTAGTGAGTCCAAAGAGACGCAGGTTAAAAATATGCTGTCTTTGACGAGTGCAGTTATTAGGGATATCTCTCTTACCAATTACCGTTCTGCTAGGCGAAACGACGATTCTCATATGAAAGAAGAGGACTTTTTACAGCAAAATCCACAGGACAAACCTGTTGTGGTTATTGACCGATTCCAGGCAGCTCGCAAAGCCAACAACGCTAACGCATTTGTTTATCGAGAGCTTGCAGAATGGGCAGCAAGTATGGTGAGCATGAACATAGCCCATGTCATTTTCGTGACAGATGACGTTGGAAGTTTGGAGACTCTCTCCAAAGCCCTTCCAAACACGCCTTTCAAGCGCTGCCTTTTGACTGATGCATCGAGCTCAGCTGTCAAGAATTtcattgagcagcagctttcGCACGATGACAGATTATCACGCTATCTTGAAAAGGATAGAGATACTTTGATGAAGTGTGTCGAACCTTTTGGTGGCCGCGTGCTAGATCTCCAAGTGTTTGTGAGGCGTATGCGCTCGGGAGAAACTCCAGAGGAGGCCTTACATGGCATCGTGGCCCAATCCATCGAACAGCTAAGTCAGCTCTTCACTAGAAATGGCGCTTCTGGTTACAGTGCATCTCAGGCATGGTGTATCATCAAATTACTGGCAGAGAAAGAGGTTGCAACATACAACGATGTTTCTCAGCTCCCATTACTGAAGAGTGACACCCATAATATACTGCAGGCCATGGAGAACGCCGAACTAATCACTATCATACGTGAGAAGGGATTAGTGAAAGAGGTGAAACCGTCAAAGCCATTGTATCACTTAGCCTTCGAGACAATGGTCAAAGAGTCAAGAATATACCACTCGTTGGAGACGGACTATCTGACAAATCTCATTAAATTCCATCGCTCTAAAATAAGCCAGtttgaggaggagctcCAAAAGTATAGTGGCATTGACGATCACAGGCTGTTCAGGGAGAGGCTGACATATCTCTCCAATAAGATTGAGGCCAGCACTAAAAGTATCGTTGAATGCGAAAAGAAGCTTTCAGACCTACAATGA
- a CDS encoding TBC1 domain family member 20, giving the protein MSVPEWTHMECDCSIFNEYPMTTENESLKLKSLHKVLESQDTAPLRYLVTTRSGAVNREQRTIIWPKLLELDSWNPPPPVPHLKHKDHEQITKDIERSFVFYPKTSPDEMLRLRQRLDNLINNTLCAYPGLNYYQGYHDVASIAVLIFDDFMAYKFMTKLTLMYLRDHMLPDIESTVRELKLIPELLSLVDPKLHALIGSIEPVYALSSMISLFAHDIADFNGLCLVWDFILAQNSAVSAYYIYVAVLVFYKDDILNDLDDLLGKSFTSDDTLTEETELNLSDRDLIHVTLNNWISHNLKCSHLFEILKNAMRYMSDFPHESLQSTKGLSRYSMLRASSLDPELILLHTSEQKRYLKRSRVSKALVSHHKTLSLVIKCSIGIGVAGLVLKYSLGSSGFRPRHLGVFNAASRCISSAQGFFETVFNGFAE; this is encoded by the coding sequence ATGAGCGTTCCGGAATGGACGCATATGGAATGCGATTGCTCCATTTTTAACGAGTACCCTATGACTACAGAAAATGAGTCTCTTAAATTGAAATCGCTCCATAAAGTTCTTGAGTCTCAAGATACAGCGCCACTCAGGTACCTAGTAACCACGAGATCAGGAGCCGTCAACAGGGAACAGCGTACAATCATCTGGCCCAAATTGCTTGAGTTGGATTCCTGGAATCCTCCTCCACCTGTTCCGCACCTTAAGCACAAAGATCACGAGCAGATAACCAAAGACATTGAGAGATCTTTTGTATTTTATCCAAAAACGAGCCCTGATGAAATGCTGAGATTACGTCAACGCCTGGACAATCTGATCAATAATACCTTGTGTGCATATCCCGGACTCAACTATTATCAAGGCTACCACGATGTCGCCTCGATAGCcgttttgatttttgatgatttcaTGGCCTACAAATTCATGACCAAGCTCACACTCATGTACCTCAGAGACCACATGTTGCCAGATATTGAGTCTACAGTCAGAGAGCTCAAACTGATACCCGAACTTTTGTCTTTAGTGGATCCCAAATTACACGCTCTCATTGGCTCAATTGAACCCGTCTATGCGCTGAGCTCGATGATCTCTCTGTTTGCGCACGATATCGCAGATTTCAACGGGCTATGTTTAGTTTGGGACTTTATTCTAGCCCAAAACAGTGCTGTTTCGGCGTACTATATTTATGTGGCGGTACTTGTCTTTTATAAAGATGATATTTTGAACGATCTGGATGATCTTTTGGGCAAGTCTTTCACGAGCGACGATACGCTCACAGAAGAGACTGAACTGAATCTCTCGGACAGAGACCTTATCCATGTGACTTTGAACAACTGGATAAGTCACAATCTCAAGTGCAGCcatctttttgaaataCTCAAGAATGCCATGCGGTATATGAGCGATTTCCCGCATGAGAGTTTGCAATCAACGAAAGGCTTAAGCAGATACAGCATGCTGAGGGCGTCGTCCCTCGACCCGGAACTCATCCTTTTGCATACGAGCGAACAGAAGCGGTATCTGAAACGTTCTCGCGTCTCCAAAGCACTGGTTTCGCATCACAAAACTCTTTCACTGGTTATCAAGTGTTCTATTGGTATCGGCGTTGCGGGCTTAGTGCTCAAATACTCCCTAGGGTCAAGCGGATTCCGTCCTCGGCATCTTGGGGTCTTCAATGCCGCATCCCGGTGTATCTCATCGGCGCAAGGATTTTTCGAAACGGTTTTCAATGGATTTGCAGAGTAA
- a CDS encoding GPI-anchor transamidase: MKVLKILWSAFLLASCLALNTTEPRHTNNWAVLVSTSRFWFNYRHMANVLSMYRTVKRLGIPDSQIILMLSDDIACNPRNAFPGFVFNNADRQLELYGDNIEVDYRGYEVTVENFIRLLTDRWPDEQPKSKRLLTDEHSNIFIYMTGHGGDEFLKFQDAEEISSYDIADAFEEMHEKKRYNEIFFMIDTCQANTMYSKFYSPNILAVGSSDLHESSYSHHSDTEIGVAVIDRFTYFNLEFLEKLEKDSKLTLQDLVDSYTFEKIHSNAGVRTDLFQRNLSDVLITDFFGNVQQTVVDNVEDDLLYLTNHDEQGFLKNLSTPKMLDVEEQRKPSFFNQNKSMITLGACESKQISSTKLLTIGSVIAALFFFANYVKI; this comes from the coding sequence ATGAAGGTACTCAAGATCTTGTGGTCAGCATTCCTTCTAGCGTCATGTCTTGCGCTCAATACCACTGAACCAAGGCATACAAATAACTGGGCGGTTTTGGTGTCAACCTCAAGATTCTGGTTCAACTACAGGCATATGGCGAATGTGCTGAGTATGTACAGAACGGTCAAAAGACTCGGTATTCCAGACTCGCAAATCATCTTGATGCTTTCGGACGACATAGCCTGCAATCCGAGAAACGCTTTCCCAGGATTTGTCTTCAATAATGCCGATAGGCAGCTTGAGTTATACGGGGATAACATTGAAGTCGACTACCGTGGATACGAAGTGACGGTCGAGAACTTTATTCGTCTTTTGACAGACAGATGGCCAGACGAGCAGCCCAAATCGAAAAGACTACTCACCGATGAACATTCCAACATTTTCATCTACATGACCGGCCATGGTGGAGATGAGTTTTTGAAATTCCAAGACGCGGAGGAGATCTCTTCTTATGATATTGCAGATGCCTTTGAAGAAATGCACGAGAAGAAGCGCTACAACGAAATTTTCTTCATGATAGATACTTGTCAGGCTAACACCATGTACAGCAAGTTTTACTCACCAAATATTCTGGCTGTTGGTTCATCTGATTTACACGAGAGTTCATATTCTCACCATTCAGATACGGAAATCGGGGTGGCTGTCATTGATCGATTCACATATTTCAACCTAGAATTcctggaaaagctggagaaagacaGTAAATTAACATTACAGGATCTGGTGGACTCGTACACTTTCGAGAAAATACACTCCAATGCTGGTGTTCGCACAGATCTATTCCAAAGGAATCTCTCTGATGTGCTAATCACAGATTTCTTTGGAAACGTCCAGCAGACCGTTGTTGACAACGTGGAGGATGATTTGCTGTATTTGACGAATCACGATGAACAAGGATTCCTTAAAAATTTATCCACCCCCAAAATGTTAGATGTCGAAGAGCAAAGAAAACCCAGCTTTTTCAATCAAAACAAGAGTATGATTACTCTCGGAGCATGCGAGAGCAAACAGATTTCGTCTACAAAACTTCTCACTATTGGATCGGTTATTGCCGccttgttcttctttgccAACTACGTCAAAATTTAA